The following coding sequences are from one bacterium SCSIO 12741 window:
- a CDS encoding T9SS type A sorting domain-containing protein, which yields MFRKSLLFCLLIGYSSFLSSQNTAYVVSPSGDIKQTTNGGATWSIMGDAQQTTQDMSFPTELTGYVASPSGDIKQTTDGGATWSIVGDAQQTTEKISFPTASTGYVVSPSGDIKRTSNGGVTWSIVGDAQQTIRDISFPTETTGYVVSPSGDIKQTTDGGVTWSIMGDAQQTTRSLSFPTELVGYVVSPSGDIKKTSNGGVTWSIVGDAQQTTEDMSFASELVGYVTAPSGNIKQTVDGGITWSIVGSASQTTDAISAARETPNSTENLNSNRFEETIKIHPVPTHGQLQVDAEGTTLNSVIIQSVQGKVVFSSSDFSGSRATLDISFLSAGVYYVEVRTENGPFVQKIIKE from the coding sequence ATGTTCAGAAAATCCCTACTCTTTTGCCTGCTAATCGGCTATAGTTCATTCCTCAGTTCTCAGAATACCGCCTATGTGGTTTCCCCCAGCGGAGATATTAAGCAAACTACCAATGGCGGGGCAACCTGGTCCATTATGGGTGACGCCCAACAGACCACCCAAGACATGTCCTTTCCAACCGAATTAACGGGATATGTAGCGTCTCCAAGTGGAGATATCAAACAAACCACCGATGGTGGTGCCACTTGGTCTATCGTTGGAGATGCTCAGCAAACCACAGAAAAAATTTCATTCCCAACTGCATCAACAGGTTATGTTGTATCTCCCAGCGGAGATATTAAACGAACCTCCAATGGTGGAGTTACCTGGTCCATCGTGGGAGATGCCCAACAGACTATACGAGATATTTCTTTTCCGACGGAAACAACCGGATATGTTGTATCCCCAAGTGGAGACATCAAACAAACCACGGATGGTGGTGTCACTTGGTCCATTATGGGTGACGCTCAACAAACCACCAGATCGCTGTCTTTTCCAACTGAATTAGTTGGCTATGTAGTATCTCCAAGTGGAGATATCAAGAAAACGTCAAACGGCGGTGTAACCTGGTCGATTGTGGGAGATGCCCAACAAACGACTGAAGACATGTCCTTCGCCAGCGAATTAGTTGGATATGTTACGGCTCCCAGTGGAAATATCAAACAAACTGTAGATGGAGGCATCACCTGGTCAATTGTAGGCAGTGCCAGCCAGACTACCGATGCCATTTCTGCCGCTCGGGAAACGCCAAATTCAACCGAAAATCTGAATAGTAACCGATTTGAAGAAACGATCAAGATTCATCCTGTCCCAACCCATGGACAGCTGCAGGTAGATGCCGAAGGGACGACTTTAAACTCAGTCATTATCCAGTCCGTGCAAGGCAAGGTTGTATTTTCATCATCCGATTTCTCAGGTTCTCGGGCAACGCTTGACATCAGCTTTTTATCTGCAGGAGTTTACTATGTGGAGGTTAGGACAGAAAACGGACCTTTCGTGCAGAAAATCATCAAAGAATGA
- a CDS encoding T9SS type A sorting domain-containing protein, whose protein sequence is MGKFFVDPETNSLYHTGEYSLSGSSLRVGLVRWTNGQFQVLDSSRTYLNRSNYSTSMLRYQNELYVCGSFSYMGDTNSVQKSFCKLGDTGFKETSQALKRNYNIQTMTEYDGQLLLAGRFDSLDHLSCRSIAAWNGQEFSDFPVLEASENGLTEITSLIEYKGLLYAGGFFGDSPTNRDLQVFDGTSWKSIDGWSVGTSSGWVNDMVVYKDELYIAGGFSKSDGKGIANRVVKYDGQYFYELGNGLDNTVYDLEVHNGSLFMFGGFESANGMSASKIAVWKDDHFYTFSSDSIDQWISDAVFYEDSLLITGSFQQIGSSGPGQSVAYQAKWAGKFQPLQSQATEVNRVGNYTTQVEPQLESQKPLRAYPNPFTGEVTLESQTPGWYSLFDHQGRLVWSGALDSPTETIDLHHLDPGSYQMVDETGHAVSLIKN, encoded by the coding sequence ATGGGGAAGTTCTTTGTCGATCCTGAGACGAATAGTCTCTACCACACCGGTGAGTATTCCTTATCCGGAAGCAGCCTTCGGGTTGGATTGGTTCGTTGGACTAACGGACAATTCCAAGTACTCGATAGCTCAAGAACCTATTTGAATCGGAGTAACTATTCTACTTCGATGCTTCGCTATCAAAATGAACTCTATGTATGTGGGTCGTTTTCCTACATGGGTGACACCAACAGCGTTCAAAAGTCCTTCTGTAAGTTAGGCGATACAGGATTTAAAGAGACCTCGCAAGCCTTAAAGAGGAATTACAACATTCAAACGATGACCGAATACGACGGACAACTTCTTCTAGCCGGTCGATTCGACAGCTTGGACCATCTATCCTGTAGAAGTATTGCTGCTTGGAATGGTCAGGAGTTTTCTGATTTCCCCGTGCTCGAAGCCAGTGAAAATGGGCTGACTGAGATTACCAGTCTGATTGAGTACAAAGGCCTTTTGTATGCAGGAGGTTTTTTCGGAGATTCTCCCACCAATCGAGATTTGCAGGTCTTTGATGGCACTTCCTGGAAAAGTATTGATGGCTGGTCCGTTGGTACATCTTCAGGCTGGGTAAACGACATGGTCGTGTACAAAGATGAGCTTTACATCGCCGGTGGATTTAGCAAATCTGACGGAAAAGGAATAGCTAACCGCGTTGTAAAATACGACGGCCAATATTTTTATGAGCTCGGTAATGGACTCGACAACACCGTTTATGACTTGGAGGTTCACAATGGCTCCTTGTTTATGTTTGGCGGATTCGAATCTGCTAACGGGATGTCTGCTTCCAAAATAGCGGTTTGGAAAGACGATCATTTCTACACCTTCAGTTCAGATTCCATTGATCAATGGATCTCCGATGCTGTGTTTTATGAGGATTCACTCTTAATTACCGGTTCGTTTCAGCAAATTGGTTCCTCCGGTCCAGGTCAATCAGTGGCCTACCAAGCCAAATGGGCTGGAAAATTTCAGCCTCTGCAAAGTCAGGCAACGGAAGTAAATCGAGTTGGGAATTACACTACCCAAGTTGAGCCACAGCTGGAATCCCAAAAGCCTTTGCGGGCTTACCCGAATCCATTTACCGGTGAAGTTACTTTGGAAAGCCAAACTCCTGGATGGTATTCTCTATTTGATCATCAGGGACGATTGGTATGGTCGGGAGCCTTAGACTCTCCAACCGAGACCATCGATCTGCACCACCTGGATCCTGGCAGTTATCAAATGGTTGATGAAACCGGACATGCAGTGAGTTTGATTAAGAATTAG
- a CDS encoding T9SS type A sorting domain-containing protein, translating into MHLKFSVPLMLAFLVGPHLYGQNHVIPDGRGESASSQLFFTENKGQLVDLNYDPRPEVKFYHESSTIELFLLENSRVVFGFNYLSSYPGIPDSISRLDMTHMVDEEILTPSTSSPIAVEQLLREDNYFLAHCQPGIQGVKSYQRVVYPNVYPHIDHHVYSNAAGFKFYWVIQPGGDPNEIRIQFDGQDQLLVDSVEVEIFQDQIQIALEQAIAYEIDANNQVTPTSWQPYYRHYPDSTLGFYTDSYDTTKTLVIQVAPPAPPLPSSPMGSIRNLEWSTYIGEKKQDGVNDLFHDKRGYTYLIGTTQSSKFPLVANKTAHVGETDAFIVEFTDQGRNYKGTFYGGKKDDAFTCGEALPNGDILIAGNTMSHVVNGKTNPDKTPQDQTSSGIVTKWDNDLSQILFEDFYGGSAQLEIADLSYQGNQEFVIVGNTYTPVGTNSRLTFVNRGGNSFHQRLSFVQEGFISRLSTIQGAVIHNTQYGGGSKDAVTAVQSDGLGNYYIAGYTETRKTETVSCSPSNDTHYPPIELCQSLGDSIFRDTNTGPGSDLFVCMFNSLDELKWATLIGSEKSELENAHLAIDPDQPSMVYLGGMTEGPSSFPIPNQAPGFQWTPNTSGVMQGFVIRINDRKSIDWGTLIGCDSSLSLVTDIKMADNLGILVTGGTLCNDPQSPQNYGSPPTANQFPMADNGGQLWLQRDSGQVASKGSWESFIQVYNASHQLQWSTFYGGNDADQYQRISYEPINQKIYTSGSSNIDKTAIPLLRLQNTNSFFDTLSPHLGNLTTYIARFDGMINAMRVSENLIEDQSLKIWPNPTRDILNVELQEDSEVFILNLQGQIVEHQSFATGGDQTLSLKKLVPGSYCLLLRNKDFTKTAKVIVQ; encoded by the coding sequence ATGCACCTTAAATTTTCTGTTCCTCTTATGCTTGCCTTTTTGGTAGGCCCGCACCTCTATGGTCAAAATCATGTAATTCCCGATGGACGTGGCGAAAGTGCGTCATCCCAACTTTTCTTCACGGAAAACAAAGGGCAATTGGTCGATCTGAATTATGACCCAAGGCCCGAAGTCAAATTTTACCACGAATCCTCCACCATCGAATTGTTTCTACTTGAAAATAGTCGGGTTGTTTTTGGGTTTAACTACCTTTCTTCTTATCCTGGCATTCCCGATTCAATTAGCCGGCTGGACATGACACACATGGTCGATGAAGAAATTTTAACCCCTTCTACCTCAAGCCCCATCGCAGTTGAACAACTCTTGAGAGAAGACAATTATTTTCTTGCTCATTGTCAACCCGGAATTCAGGGAGTGAAAAGCTACCAGCGGGTGGTCTATCCTAACGTTTACCCGCACATTGATCACCATGTATACAGCAATGCAGCTGGATTTAAATTTTACTGGGTGATTCAACCCGGCGGGGATCCGAACGAAATACGCATTCAATTCGACGGGCAGGATCAGTTGCTTGTGGACTCGGTAGAAGTAGAAATTTTCCAAGATCAAATTCAAATAGCCTTGGAGCAAGCCATTGCCTATGAAATTGATGCGAACAATCAAGTCACTCCAACCTCCTGGCAACCCTATTACCGGCATTATCCAGACAGCACCTTGGGATTTTACACCGACAGCTACGATACCACCAAAACCTTAGTCATCCAAGTGGCACCACCTGCTCCTCCCCTTCCAAGTTCTCCCATGGGTTCAATTCGCAACCTGGAATGGAGTACCTATATCGGTGAAAAGAAACAGGATGGTGTTAATGACCTTTTTCACGATAAGCGTGGGTACACCTATTTAATTGGAACCACTCAGAGTAGCAAGTTTCCCTTGGTTGCAAACAAAACGGCTCATGTCGGAGAAACGGATGCCTTTATCGTGGAATTCACCGATCAGGGGCGTAACTACAAAGGCACGTTTTACGGAGGAAAAAAAGACGACGCCTTTACCTGTGGTGAGGCACTGCCCAATGGAGACATTCTCATAGCGGGTAATACCATGAGTCATGTAGTAAATGGCAAGACGAACCCCGATAAAACTCCACAGGATCAAACAAGTTCGGGAATTGTAACCAAATGGGACAATGATCTAAGTCAAATACTCTTTGAGGATTTCTACGGCGGTTCGGCTCAATTAGAAATAGCTGATCTCAGTTATCAAGGGAATCAAGAATTCGTGATCGTTGGAAATACCTATACCCCAGTTGGTACCAATTCAAGGTTAACCTTTGTAAATCGCGGAGGTAACAGTTTTCACCAGCGACTATCCTTTGTTCAGGAAGGATTTATAAGCAGGCTAAGTACCATTCAGGGTGCAGTTATCCATAATACCCAATACGGAGGTGGATCCAAGGATGCCGTTACGGCTGTACAATCCGATGGTCTGGGAAACTACTACATAGCAGGCTATACCGAAACTCGAAAAACAGAAACCGTAAGTTGCTCTCCTTCCAACGACACCCATTATCCCCCAATTGAATTATGCCAGTCCTTGGGCGATTCCATTTTTCGGGATACCAATACCGGACCGGGCTCCGATCTTTTTGTATGTATGTTTAACTCCTTGGACGAACTGAAATGGGCGACCTTAATAGGTTCAGAAAAAAGCGAACTTGAAAATGCACATTTGGCAATTGACCCCGATCAACCTTCTATGGTCTACCTCGGTGGAATGACAGAGGGGCCTTCCAGTTTTCCGATCCCTAACCAAGCTCCGGGATTTCAATGGACTCCGAACACTTCAGGTGTTATGCAAGGTTTTGTTATTCGAATCAACGATCGAAAGAGCATTGATTGGGGCACCCTCATTGGTTGTGACTCCTCATTATCCCTGGTAACCGACATCAAAATGGCCGACAACCTGGGAATTTTAGTCACCGGAGGTACCCTGTGCAACGATCCGCAGTCTCCTCAGAATTATGGATCACCTCCCACCGCCAATCAATTCCCAATGGCCGACAATGGCGGGCAACTTTGGCTACAAAGAGATTCTGGGCAGGTAGCCTCCAAGGGTAGCTGGGAGTCGTTCATTCAGGTTTACAACGCAAGCCACCAGCTGCAATGGAGCACCTTTTACGGAGGAAACGATGCCGATCAATACCAGCGGATTTCCTACGAACCAATCAACCAAAAAATCTACACTTCAGGGTCCAGTAATATTGATAAGACCGCCATACCACTATTGCGACTTCAAAACACCAATAGCTTTTTCGACACCCTATCTCCGCATTTAGGCAACCTCACCACTTACATCGCTCGGTTTGACGGAATGATCAATGCGATGCGCGTTTCGGAAAATTTAATAGAAGATCAATCCTTGAAAATATGGCCCAATCCCACACGAGATATTTTAAATGTTGAGCTACAAGAGGACTCTGAAGTATTCATCCTTAATCTTCAGGGACAAATTGTGGAGCATCAATCCTTTGCAACTGGAGGTGATCAAACCCTTTCGTTGAAAAAATTAGTTCCGGGCAGCTATTGTTTACTTCTTCGAAATAAAGACTTCACCAAGACAGCTAAAGTGATCGTCCAATAA
- a CDS encoding glycosyltransferase gives MNDRRHILVFSSWYPTWRDPQLGIFIKKQFQALTQFHRITVVYAQRGKSDSMVIEEDGDFREILYTYKSPPVLSFLGWRRAYQKLFAEIDKETFDLVHLNVVFPAGWVAGLYARKKNLPLVCSEHWSGYGFDDQYSGRIRKRITKQIFRQCQMMLVVSPWLAGALKKRGYDGPVKQVPNIIPFLHLEPSDHPEDLVIYNIADHIDRDKNISGLLKGFARLLEHFPAARLVQIGGGPDTEELKNLAQELKIEKSVDFKGLLPNEEVLESIHQASFGIINSRAETFSVVTFEFLAAGKPVVLTRCGGPEHYFNENLGLLIDPENDDQLDQALKQMSNQFSQYSPEELSRFVRRQFSAEEVAQKINSAYQEVWQQTN, from the coding sequence TTGAACGACAGACGCCACATACTCGTATTTTCAAGCTGGTACCCAACCTGGAGAGACCCTCAGTTAGGTATTTTCATCAAAAAACAATTTCAGGCTTTAACTCAGTTCCACCGAATAACTGTGGTTTATGCCCAGCGGGGCAAATCCGATTCAATGGTTATTGAAGAAGACGGGGATTTTCGGGAAATTCTATACACCTACAAATCACCACCGGTACTTAGTTTTTTGGGATGGCGAAGAGCCTATCAGAAATTGTTTGCTGAAATAGATAAGGAAACATTCGATCTGGTTCACCTCAACGTAGTTTTTCCCGCTGGCTGGGTGGCTGGTCTTTACGCCCGAAAAAAGAACCTTCCCTTGGTTTGTAGTGAACATTGGTCGGGATATGGATTTGATGATCAGTATTCCGGACGAATTCGCAAACGAATCACCAAGCAGATTTTCAGGCAATGCCAAATGATGCTGGTGGTATCGCCCTGGTTGGCTGGTGCTTTGAAGAAAAGAGGATACGATGGACCTGTAAAACAAGTGCCCAACATTATTCCCTTCTTGCATTTAGAACCCAGCGATCATCCGGAAGATCTGGTGATTTACAATATTGCCGATCACATCGATCGAGATAAAAATATTAGCGGGTTGCTCAAAGGATTCGCTCGATTGCTCGAGCATTTTCCAGCTGCAAGACTGGTTCAGATAGGTGGAGGACCCGATACGGAAGAACTTAAAAACTTGGCTCAAGAACTGAAAATTGAGAAGTCGGTGGACTTCAAAGGACTCTTGCCCAATGAAGAAGTACTTGAGTCTATTCATCAGGCTTCTTTTGGCATCATTAACTCCAGAGCAGAGACTTTTTCAGTGGTTACCTTTGAATTTCTTGCTGCTGGCAAGCCGGTGGTCCTTACCCGTTGTGGTGGACCCGAGCATTATTTTAACGAGAACCTTGGCCTTCTCATTGATCCTGAAAACGATGATCAACTCGATCAGGCCTTGAAACAGATGAGTAATCAATTCAGCCAATATTCTCCGGAAGAATTAAGTCGCTTTGTACGGCGACAGTTTTCTGCTGAAGAGGTGGCCCAAAAAATAAATTCCGCATACCAGGAAGTATGGCAGCAAACAAATTGA
- a CDS encoding polysaccharide biosynthesis C-terminal domain-containing protein: MAANKLIGLVFGTAASRFVITLIGLGTLSLNTHFLGADTFGQLSILLVLVAVYTGVSELAGGAALVYLLPRYSLSELALPCYLWTLLILLPGFTIQYILFPLPSDLMLLFGLAVTVQCLNHTHLHLLVGAEKIGSYNLITLTQVSFLAGFLALFYYWLDQASLSTFFMGYLFSQIILLAYSSLMLYRRERFSWPKQSFYGIVQEVFKYGVVVQMANLFQLGAYRANYFILERIFSPAVLGVFSIGNQLSEKALIPANSMAMVQYSKISNAHDSEFARKVSIRFFQWSGLVTLLPILILLLIPSEWIIWIFGPDFGEAQSLFKYLAPGILALGLSTIISHYFAGLGKHYFNTWVSFAGMALNILGSFLIIPHYGMHGAALVVSGVYLVQLIIQLVLFVQHSGASILAFIPNEEELKEGWLALREIMKR, translated from the coding sequence ATGGCAGCAAACAAATTGATAGGGCTCGTATTTGGTACCGCTGCCAGCCGATTTGTAATTACACTTATTGGTTTGGGAACACTTTCACTAAATACCCATTTTCTGGGAGCAGACACCTTTGGGCAACTAAGTATACTTCTTGTATTGGTGGCTGTGTATACCGGAGTTAGTGAATTGGCCGGCGGAGCTGCCCTGGTCTATCTACTTCCGCGGTACTCTCTATCCGAATTGGCCCTACCCTGCTATCTGTGGACGCTTTTAATTCTGTTACCCGGATTTACCATTCAATACATTCTATTTCCTCTTCCCTCAGATTTGATGCTGCTGTTTGGATTGGCCGTAACGGTTCAGTGCCTGAATCATACTCATCTCCATCTTTTGGTAGGTGCTGAGAAAATTGGAAGTTACAACCTCATTACTCTGACTCAAGTGAGCTTCCTGGCCGGCTTTTTAGCCTTATTTTACTATTGGTTGGATCAAGCAAGCCTAAGCACCTTTTTCATGGGGTATTTGTTTTCTCAAATCATCCTTTTGGCTTATTCCTCCTTAATGTTGTATCGAAGAGAGCGCTTCTCCTGGCCCAAGCAGTCGTTTTACGGAATCGTTCAGGAGGTGTTTAAGTATGGCGTAGTGGTTCAAATGGCTAATTTGTTTCAATTGGGAGCTTACCGTGCCAACTACTTCATTTTGGAACGAATTTTCAGCCCCGCCGTCCTGGGCGTTTTTTCCATCGGAAATCAACTTTCTGAAAAAGCATTGATCCCGGCTAACAGCATGGCCATGGTTCAATATTCCAAAATCTCAAATGCCCATGATTCCGAATTTGCCCGAAAGGTCAGCATTCGATTTTTTCAATGGAGTGGCCTGGTCACCTTACTACCTATTTTAATCCTGCTGCTCATTCCTTCCGAATGGATTATTTGGATTTTCGGTCCTGATTTTGGCGAGGCGCAGTCTCTGTTTAAATATTTGGCCCCGGGAATTTTGGCCTTAGGGCTATCCACCATCATTAGTCACTATTTCGCTGGACTTGGAAAACATTACTTCAATACCTGGGTAAGTTTTGCCGGTATGGCCCTCAACATTTTGGGCAGTTTCTTAATCATCCCCCATTATGGTATGCACGGCGCCGCTCTGGTTGTTTCCGGCGTATACCTCGTTCAATTGATCATTCAATTGGTTTTATTTGTTCAACATTCAGGAGCATCCATCTTGGCCTTTATTCCCAATGAAGAGGAGTTAAAAGAAGGTTGGTTGGCGCTTCGCGAAATCATGAAACGCTGA
- the asnB gene encoding asparagine synthase (glutamine-hydrolyzing) has product MCGISGLVVRNPSKADNWLESIRFMQARIRHRGPDDEGLVAIEANGNATPLFDLDTILPSQHQEWSYSPKHSCEDFGGQPQVVFGHRRLSILDLSARGHQPLSDQNENWITYNGELYNYIELRKELANLGHEFQTETDTEVLLAAYREWGTHCLDRFNGMWSFVIYDAKKKCLFGARDRTGVKPLYYQLDETSFRFCSEMKALANPQKNSANLSTLYSILVYNQFSWQDQTPFAGIKELPPAHQFVYQLQNNDLEIRRYFKADLNTEKWSMPTRKDWDEQVDRLEELLERAVAQHLRSDVPVGSCLSGGLDSSTLVALSAKQPGFPAFSALFPGSPVNEEKYIREFSERYELQWHPVFPDSSGLIQDLEDLVYAQDLPLLSSSTFAQYRVMKKAQEQNVKVLLNGQGADELLGGYDRYFETASWNFAQRLDFKNAKAFSKSGFNLATLKSRLKPGITNLKLDGVRSALLEKTLPEPELLSTEFAPFAQPSGDPAYSTVNEHLYADYYQGFLSTLLRAEDRNSMRFSIESRVPFADDLELARWAFALPSGFKLRPGENKPLLRSLLQKKKCLPISFLQRKDKLGFATPHNQWLKEEKTALLEYLDYIPDSWVNKQNLRRYWSQAVDNPGPEMENYRLFKWITLGIWCNRFGIS; this is encoded by the coding sequence ATGTGTGGAATAAGTGGCCTGGTAGTTAGAAATCCGTCCAAAGCGGATAACTGGCTAGAATCGATCCGATTTATGCAGGCCCGCATTCGGCATCGCGGACCAGATGATGAAGGTCTTGTAGCCATTGAAGCCAATGGCAATGCCACTCCTCTTTTTGATCTGGATACCATTTTACCTTCCCAACATCAGGAATGGAGCTATTCTCCCAAGCACTCTTGCGAAGACTTTGGTGGACAGCCGCAAGTGGTCTTTGGTCACCGTCGCCTTTCCATTCTCGATTTATCGGCCAGAGGACATCAACCTTTGAGCGACCAAAATGAGAATTGGATTACCTACAACGGAGAACTATACAATTACATAGAGCTCCGAAAAGAGTTGGCGAATCTTGGCCACGAGTTTCAAACCGAAACCGACACCGAGGTTCTTTTGGCGGCCTACCGCGAATGGGGAACGCACTGCTTAGACCGTTTTAATGGAATGTGGTCTTTTGTGATTTACGATGCCAAAAAGAAATGTTTGTTTGGAGCTCGAGACAGAACTGGGGTTAAGCCCTTATACTATCAGTTGGATGAGACGTCATTCAGATTCTGCTCTGAAATGAAGGCCTTAGCCAATCCCCAAAAGAATTCTGCCAATCTTTCCACATTGTATTCGATATTGGTCTACAACCAGTTCTCCTGGCAAGACCAAACGCCCTTTGCGGGAATTAAAGAACTTCCACCCGCCCATCAATTTGTTTACCAGCTCCAGAATAACGACCTGGAAATCCGCCGTTACTTTAAGGCCGACCTCAATACCGAGAAATGGAGTATGCCAACTCGAAAGGATTGGGATGAACAGGTAGATCGTTTAGAAGAGTTACTGGAGCGAGCCGTGGCTCAGCATCTGCGTTCAGACGTTCCAGTAGGCAGCTGCTTAAGTGGTGGATTGGATTCGTCTACCCTCGTTGCTCTATCGGCTAAACAACCTGGTTTCCCCGCTTTTTCGGCACTCTTTCCTGGGTCACCTGTCAACGAAGAAAAATACATTCGGGAGTTTTCCGAACGGTATGAGCTGCAGTGGCATCCCGTATTCCCAGACTCATCCGGATTGATTCAAGACCTCGAGGATTTGGTTTATGCTCAGGACTTGCCCTTGCTATCCAGCAGCACCTTTGCTCAATACCGGGTGATGAAAAAGGCTCAGGAACAAAATGTAAAAGTACTATTGAACGGACAGGGTGCCGACGAACTGTTAGGTGGTTACGATCGGTACTTTGAAACAGCCAGTTGGAATTTTGCCCAACGTCTGGACTTTAAGAATGCCAAAGCTTTCAGCAAATCCGGCTTCAATTTAGCTACCTTGAAATCGAGGTTAAAACCTGGAATTACCAACTTAAAACTCGATGGGGTTAGAAGCGCTCTCTTGGAAAAAACCTTGCCCGAACCCGAATTACTGTCCACGGAATTTGCTCCTTTTGCCCAGCCTTCAGGCGATCCAGCCTATTCGACCGTCAACGAACACTTGTATGCAGATTATTACCAAGGATTTCTCAGTACGCTATTGAGAGCTGAGGATCGCAACAGTATGAGATTTAGCATCGAGTCCCGGGTTCCCTTTGCTGATGACCTGGAATTAGCTCGATGGGCTTTCGCTTTGCCCTCCGGGTTTAAGTTGAGGCCGGGTGAGAACAAACCCTTGCTTAGAAGTCTGTTGCAAAAAAAGAAGTGCCTCCCTATTTCCTTCTTGCAGAGGAAGGATAAATTGGGTTTTGCCACTCCACATAATCAATGGCTCAAGGAAGAAAAAACAGCACTCCTGGAATACCTCGACTACATTCCCGATTCTTGGGTAAATAAGCAGAATTTGAGGCGATATTGGTCTCAAGCAGTGGATAATCCAGGTCCAGAAATGGAGAATTACCGCTTATTTAAGTGGATTACCCTGGGAATTTGGTGTAATCGTTTTGGTATCTCCTAA